A region from the Lolium perenne isolate Kyuss_39 chromosome 4, Kyuss_2.0, whole genome shotgun sequence genome encodes:
- the LOC127295058 gene encoding respiratory burst oxidase homolog protein B yields MHNAGDIVEAAGGGPHERIVPHSGPLGKRSAMRKSARFAESVSAPLAAPHGAPAPRGARSDHDDDDDNDYVEITLDVRDDSVAVHSVKPASGGEDSDVTLLARTLEKRSASYGHGVLRNASTRIKQVSHELRRLASVNRRGAGPSRIDKSKSAAAHALKGLKFISKTDGSAGWTAVEKRFDELSENGLLNRSKFGKCIGMKELAFAGELFDALARRRNITGDSISKAELLEFWDQISDTSFDSRLQTFFDMVDKDADGRITEEEVKEIITLSASANNLTKVTEQSEEYARLIMEELDPNNLGYIELYNLEMLLLQAPSQSMRIGTTNSRNLSQMLSQHLRPTLEPNPLRRWYRSGSYFLEDNWRRCWVLLVWFSICAGLFAWKFVQYRRRAVFEVMGYCVCVAKGGAETLKFNMALILLPVCRNTITWLRNRTAAGRFVPFDDNINFHKVVAVGISIGAGLHIISHLTCDFPRLLHATEEEYEPMKQFFGEAKPPNYWWFVKGTEGWTGLVMLVLMAVAFTLATPWFRRGRLRLPKPLHRLTGFNAFWYSHHLFIIVYALLIVHGHFLYLTHKWQKKSTWMYLAVPMVLYACERLTRALRSSVRPVKILKVAVYPGNVLSLHFSKPQGFRYKSGQYIFVNCAAVSPFQWHPFSITSAPKDDYVSVHIRTLGDWTRELKNVFSKVCRPPTEGKSGLLRAEYDRDGGAMSNLSFPRVLIDGPYGAPAQDYKQYDVVLLVGLGIGATPMISILKDIINNMKRLDGGDVEIGNPGGDASASASFRTTRAYFYWVTREQGSFEWFRGVMDEVAETDKKGVIELHNYCTSVYEEGDARSALIAMLQSLNHAKHGVDVVSGTRVKTHFARPNWRNVYKRIALNHREQRVGVFYCGAPVLTKELRELAQDFSRKTSTKFEFHKENF; encoded by the exons ATGCATAACGCCGGGGACATCGTGGAGGCCGCTGGCGGCGGCCCGCACGAGAGGATCGTGCCGCACAGCGGCCCGCTGGGGAAGCGCTCCGCGATGCGCAAGAGCGCGCGCTTCGCCGAGTCGGTGTCCGCGCCGCTTGCCGCGCCGCACGGGGCACCGGCGCCGCGCGGCGCCAGGAGCGaccatgacgacgacgatgacaacGACTACGTGGAGATCACCCTCGACGTGCGGGACGACTCGGTGGCGGTGCACAGCGTCAAGCCGGCGTCCGGCGGCGAAGACTCGGACGTCACGCTACTGGCCAGGACGCTCGAGAAGCGCTCCGCGTCCTACGGCCACGGCGTGCTCCGGAACGCCTCCACGCGGATCAAGCAGGTCTCGCATGAGCTCCGCCGCCTCGCCTCCGTCAACCGGAGGGGAGCGGGGCCCAGCCGCATCGACAAGTCCAAGTCCGCCGCTGCGCACGCGCTCAAGGGGCTCAAGTTCATCAGCAAGACCGACGGTTCCGCCGGATGGACAGCCGTCGAGAAGCGCTTCGACGAGCTCTCGGAGAACGGCCTCCTCAACCGCTCAAAGTTCGGCAAGTGCATAG GGATGAAGGAGCTCGCGTTCGCGGGCGAGCTCTTCGATGCGCTCGCCAGGCGCCGGAACATCACCGGTGAcagcatcagcaaggcggagctgCTCGAGTTCTGGGACCAAATTTCAGACACCAGCTTCGACAGCCGCCTGCAGACCTTCTTCGACAT GGTGGACAAGGACGCTGACGGGAGGATCaccgaggaagaggtcaaagag ATCATTACGCTGAGCGCGTCGGCCAACAACCTGACAAAGGTCACGGAGCAGTCGGAGGAATACGCCCGGCTCATCATGGAGGAGCTCGACCCCAACAACCTGGGCTACATCGAG CTCTACAACCTGGAGATGCTGCTGCTTCAGGCGCCGAGCCAGTCGATGCGTATCGGCACGACCAACAGCCGCAACCTGAGCCAGATGCTGAGCCAGCACCTCCGTCCGACGCTGGAGCCGAACCCTCTCCGGCGGTGGTACCGCAGCGGGAGCTACTTCTTAGAAGACAACTGGCGGCGCTGCTGGGTGCTCCTTGTTTGGTTCTCCATCTGCGCGGGCCTGTTCGCGTGGAAGTTCGTGCAGTACCGTCGTCGCGCCGTGTTCGAGGTGATGGGGTACTGCGTGTGCGTGGCCAAAGGCGGGGCGGAGACTCTCAAGTTCAACATGGCGCTGATCCTGCTCCCAGTCTGCCGGAACACCATCACGTGGCTCCGCAACCGCACGGCGGCGGGGCGGTTTGTGCCGTTCGACGACAACATCAACTTCCACAAGGTAGTCGCAGTGGGGATCTCCATCGGCGCCGGGCTGCACATCATCTCCCATCTGACGTGCGACTTCCCGCGGCTGCTGCACGCCaccgaggaggagtacgagccgaTGAAGCAGTTCTTTGGCGAGGCCAAGCCGCCCAACTACTGGTGGTTCGTCAAGGGCACCGAAGGGTGGACGGGGCTGGTGATGCTGGTGCTCATGGCCGTCGCCTTCACGCTGGCCACGCCGTGGTTCCGCCGCGGCAGGCTGCGACTCCCGAAGCCGCTCCACCGGCTCACCGGGTTCAACGCCTTCTGGTACTCGCACCacctcttcatcatcgtctacGCGCTGCTCATCGTCCACGGACACTTCCTCTACCTCACCCACAAGTGGCAAAAGAAGTCG ACGTGGATGTACCTGGCGGTGCCGATGGTGCTGTACGCGTGCGAGCGGCTGACCCGGGCTCTCCGTTCCAGCGTTCGGCCGGTGAAGATTCTCAAGGTGGCGGTGTACCCCGGTAACGTGCTGTCGCTGCACTTCTCCAAGCCGCAGGGGTTCAGGTACAAGAGCGGACAGTACATCTTCGTCAACTGCGCAGCCGTCTCGCCATTTCAGTG GCACCCGTTCTCCATCACGTCGGCGCCCAAGGACGACTACGTCAGCGTCCACATCAGGACACTGGGTGACTGGACACGGGAGCTCAAGAACGTCTTCTCCAAG GTTTGCCGGCCACCGACGGAGGGGAAGAGCGGGCTGCTCCGGGCAGAGTACGACCGCGATGGCGGCGCAATGTCCAACCTCAG CTTCCCGCGGGTGCTGATCGACGGGCCCTACGGCGCGCCAGCGCAGGACTACAAGCAGTACGACGTGGTGCTGCTGGTGGGGCTGGGCATCGGCGCTACGCCCATGATCTCCATCCTTAAGGACATCATCAACAATATGAAGCGACTCGACGGCGGTGACGTTGAGATCGGCAACCCTGGGGGCGACGCTAGCGCGTCCGCGTCCTTTCGAACCACGCGCGCCTACTTCTACTGGGTCACCCGCGAGCAGGGCTCCTTCGAGTGGTTCCGCGGTGTCATGGACGAGGTGGCGGAGACGGACAAGAAGGGCGTCATCGAACTCCACAACTACTGCACCAGCGTTTACGAGGAGGGCGACGCCAGGTCCGCGCTCATCGCCATGCTACAGTCCCTCAACCACGCCAAGCATGGCGTCGACGTCGTCTCCGGCACCCGCGTCAAGACGCATTTCGCACGACCAAACTGGCGAAACGTCTACAAGCGCATCGCACTCAACCACCGCGAGCAGCGCGTCG